The sequence ATGCTGATCATGCGGGGCACCGATGAGACGAACACGGCCATGATCGCCAACATCGACGAGATGATGGCCGCGACCCGCCTGTTCATCGAGGAGACGGCCAAGGCCGGCGTTTACGTCGCGGCCGAAGGCCTGGACGATCCGGGCCAGGGCGTCGTGGTGCACTTCAGCGACGAGGCGCCGGTGGTCACGGACGGGCCGTACGGAGAGACCAAGGAATTGTTCGGGGGCTTCTTCCTGCTCGATGTCGCCTCGAAACAGGAGGCGGTCGAGTGGGCCAAGCGGGTCCCGTCGGTCCCCGGGTCCAAGATCGAGATCCGGCGGGTGCCCGGGGAGGACGAGGTCCCGCAGGACAACGCGAAGTTCGTCAAGGAAGGGGCCTTGCGCGAGAGCAGCGGCCAGATCTGATGGGTACGGCCGACGTCGAGGCCGTCTGGCGGATCGAGTCGGCGCGGATCGTCGCCGCGCTGACCCGGTTCACCGGCGATTTCGGGCTGGCCGAGGATGCGGCGCAGGAGGCGGTGGCTGAGGCGCTGGTGTCGTGGCCGCTTGCCGCTCCGGCCAATCCGGCCGGCTGGCTGATGGCCACGGCCCGGCGGCGGGCGATCGACGCGATCCGCCGCCGGACCGCCCTGCAGGACCGGTACGCCCTGCTGGCGGCCGGCCCGGCGGTCGACGACGAGATCGACCTCGACAGGATCGACGACGACGTCCTGGCGCTGATGTTCGTCAGCTGTCACCCGGTGCTCTCCCGCGAGGCCCGGGTGGCGCTGACCCTGCGCGTGGTCGGCGGCCTGTCCAGCGAGGAGATCGCCCGCGCGTTCCTCGTGCCTGTGCCGACCGTGCAGGCCCGCATCACCCGGGGCAAGAAGACGATCGCGGCGGCTGGGGTGCCGTTCGAGCTGCCGGCGGCCGGCGAGCGCCGGGAGCGGCTGGGCGCCGTGCTCAGCGTCCTCTACGTGATCTTCACCGAGGGGTCGACGGCCACGTCGGGCGACCGGCTGCTGCGCCCCGACGTCGCGTACGAGGCGATCCGGCTGGCCCGCACGCTGGCCGCGCTGCAGCCGGACGAGCCGGAGGTGCACGGCCTGCTGGCGTTGTGCGAGCTGACGGCCGCGCGCTTCCCGGCCCGGACCGGCCCGGACGGTTCACCGGTCCTGCTGGCGGACCAGGACCGGCGGCGGTGGGACTTCTCGGCGATCCGCCGTGGGCTGGCCGCGCTGGCCAGGGCATCGACTCGCGGCCTCGGCCCCTACGGCCTGCAGGCCGCGATCGCCGCCGCCCACGCGTCGGCGCCC comes from Micromonospora purpureochromogenes and encodes:
- a CDS encoding YciI family protein produces the protein MGRSFDVGVRGREAAPPDEENAMPQYMLIMRGTDETNTAMIANIDEMMAATRLFIEETAKAGVYVAAEGLDDPGQGVVVHFSDEAPVVTDGPYGETKELFGGFFLLDVASKQEAVEWAKRVPSVPGSKIEIRRVPGEDEVPQDNAKFVKEGALRESSGQI
- a CDS encoding RNA polymerase sigma factor, giving the protein MGTADVEAVWRIESARIVAALTRFTGDFGLAEDAAQEAVAEALVSWPLAAPANPAGWLMATARRRAIDAIRRRTALQDRYALLAAGPAVDDEIDLDRIDDDVLALMFVSCHPVLSREARVALTLRVVGGLSSEEIARAFLVPVPTVQARITRGKKTIAAAGVPFELPAAGERRERLGAVLSVLYVIFTEGSTATSGDRLLRPDVAYEAIRLARTLAALQPDEPEVHGLLALCELTAARFPARTGPDGSPVLLADQDRRRWDFSAIRRGLAALARASTRGLGPYGLQAAIAAAHASAPSVEATDWDRIVVLYEALGRVAPSPVVELNRAVAVAMASGPAQALTIVDELIALDRLPGSHLVPTVRGELLARLGRRPEARAELELAARLCANQRERSVLLRKAAALG